The segment CTATCCATATTGTAGCTACACCTATCAGAGTAGCATAACCACCTGAAGCCATTACACTTCTCTCAATGCCACCGAAGTAAAGAATTAAATATGAGAGTAAACCAACAACCATGGAAACTTCTGCTAATCGGGTAATAGCTTTTCCAGTTTTTTTGCCGTATACTGCATATATTATTGGTCCGAGAGATCCTGCTGATACTCCGGAAACACCTATCCACAAAATGTCTGCCAAGTGTTCTGGCGGGTTAAACACAATAATCATTGCTATTAAACCAACAAGAATAACAGCCCACCTACTAATCCACATTGCAATTTTATTCGCTTTTTTATCATCAACCTTTACTATTCCTTTTTTAACAAAAAATTTTAAGAAGATGTCATTTGCAAAAACGGTCGAAAGAACAACAAACAAACCATCCGTCGTTGACATAACTGCAGCAAGAATCACAATTGCTAAGAAGGCGGATGCAATGATCGGAAAGGCAAATTCGATATATGCAATTAATGCAAAATCAGTAGTTTCTAATTCCGGTAACGCTACACGCGCATATAATCCTCCGAATATTACAACTACACTTAAAAGAGTTGTAATAAAAAAGACTAATAACATCTTTCCCAGATCTTTTTCATTTTTTAATGCTAAAACCTTATTAAAAAGCTGGGGAGAAGATGCAACTCCTGCTTGAATGACAAAGATTCCTAACACTGCACTTAACGAATAGAAGTAAGGTGATTGTGTGTTAAACGTTTCCACTAACTGCTGATTCTGGTTCTGCAAATTAACTGATATATTTGAAAACGCTGTTGTAATATTTCCTTGACCAAAAATAATGATCCCTGATATAAACACAACTACACCAGCAATACACATCAAGACTGCTTGTACAGCATCAGTATAAATATCAGCTATAGTACCTCCAAAGAATACATACGCCATAACAACAACAGCAATTATAATTAATCCCGTAACATATGGTAAATCAAGAAAGTATTGGACAACGCGAGCTCCTGCAGCAAATTGGCTGGCTATATAGAAGATGTTAAATAACATTATAATAGCTGTTCCCACACGAATGATGTCGCTATTATAAAAATCACCAAGCCAGTCTGACAAGGATAATGATTTTTGTTTTGTATTGATCTTTTTTGCTCGTTTTGCAACGATTAAAACACCAGAAGACGCACCTATTATTATCGCTAACATAATCCATAAATTACTGAACCCCCAAGTGTACGAATATGCTGGATATCCCATGAACGTTGCAGCACTTAAAGCGGTAGCTGAGAAAGAAAGACCGAGCACCACCGGCCCTAAACCTGATGAAGCAATTGCAAAATCAGACATAGTTTTCGTTTTCTTAGAGGCAATATAACCTATTCCAAACATCACAGCCATAAACAAAATAAATCCTATCCAAACTAGAGTTTTAAGTTCCATAAATTCCTCCACGTATATGATGTTTGAGCCTAATTTTAAGATAACTTAGAAACAAACATTTAATTTTTAAATATTGATTAAATAACTGACATAGGCAGTATCTTTATAAATGAGGCCGTGCTTGTGAACGCAAGCTTAACGCGAACTTGCTAGCGTTCTAAATTTGCATCCCCCCTATTACCCTAAACCAAGAGGGGTTCCAAATTTAAGGTATCTTCGTGGCCTTATAACACATAGACATTACACATTGACTGTTTCCTAGCTGTTTATCCTCTCTCAATATAGAGTGGATCATGTGTGGATCATAAACCTCCGATATATTCAAGAGCTTGCAGCACTGTAGGAGCTACACTACTAGAGTCATGGAGGAGAAGTGCACATTTTCTCCTTTGTTGGAATTGATTTAAGTAGTAAGCGCAAAGTTATCACGCTTCATTTAAATAAGATTGGTTTTTCTAAATTTACTATTTGAATTTAGGCTCCCTTTTTTCAAGAAATGCATTCACTGCTTCCTTTGTATCTTCCTTATCAATAATAGCAAGGGTTCTAAGATCACCGTCATCTTCAACTTTATTGTAAACCTCTATTTTATTTAAGTATTGCTTCCAATGTTCAACTGCCATCGGACTTTTCTTTTCAATTTTTCTTGCTACTTCAAGTACACGATCCATTAAATTTTCATCTGGTACTACATCAAGAACTCCGCCGTAATGTCTTAGCTCAGAGGCAGAAATGTATTCACCGGTTAATCCAAGATAGCGGACAACTTTATGCGGTACAAGTCTTGATGGTCCATCTCCGGCTCCTACGAGACCAATATTGATTTCCGGAACTCCAACTTTTGCTCTGTCTGATGCAATAATAAGATCACAGCTAGATACTAAAGCCAACCCAGCACCCACGGATGCCCCGGACAATGCTACAATCACAGGGACACGGCAGTTATAGACAGCTTGAATACAATCTAGTACGTGTTGCTTGTATTCTAAATAATTATCACTGGTTATAGAAGAAATATCGTTTACATCATTGCCTGCTATAAATACTTTTCCTTCTGCTCTTAATATAACTACTCGAACAGTACGGTCACTGTTAATCATTTCAAAAGTCTTCTTAATTTCATCATACGCTTGTAAATTTAAAGAATTTACAGGAGGACGGTCTATCGTGACAATACCAATAGAACCCTCTAACTCAAATTTTACAAATTCCATTTTAATAACCTCTTTTCAAGCAAATGTTAATTTT is part of the Virgibacillus sp. NKC19-16 genome and harbors:
- a CDS encoding sodium:solute symporter family transporter; translated protein: MELKTLVWIGFILFMAVMFGIGYIASKKTKTMSDFAIASSGLGPVVLGLSFSATALSAATFMGYPAYSYTWGFSNLWIMLAIIIGASSGVLIVAKRAKKINTKQKSLSLSDWLGDFYNSDIIRVGTAIIMLFNIFYIASQFAAGARVVQYFLDLPYVTGLIIIAVVVMAYVFFGGTIADIYTDAVQAVLMCIAGVVVFISGIIIFGQGNITTAFSNISVNLQNQNQQLVETFNTQSPYFYSLSAVLGIFVIQAGVASSPQLFNKVLALKNEKDLGKMLLVFFITTLLSVVVIFGGLYARVALPELETTDFALIAYIEFAFPIIASAFLAIVILAAVMSTTDGLFVVLSTVFANDIFLKFFVKKGIVKVDDKKANKIAMWISRWAVILVGLIAMIIVFNPPEHLADILWIGVSGVSAGSLGPIIYAVYGKKTGKAITRLAEVSMVVGLLSYLILYFGGIERSVMASGGYATLIGVATIWIGSFLVKSTPEVADEGNYSETVK
- a CDS encoding enoyl-CoA hydratase/isomerase family protein, whose protein sequence is MEFVKFELEGSIGIVTIDRPPVNSLNLQAYDEIKKTFEMINSDRTVRVVILRAEGKVFIAGNDVNDISSITSDNYLEYKQHVLDCIQAVYNCRVPVIVALSGASVGAGLALVSSCDLIIASDRAKVGVPEINIGLVGAGDGPSRLVPHKVVRYLGLTGEYISASELRHYGGVLDVVPDENLMDRVLEVARKIEKKSPMAVEHWKQYLNKIEVYNKVEDDGDLRTLAIIDKEDTKEAVNAFLEKREPKFK